The Candidatus Zixiibacteriota bacterium genomic sequence CTTTCTTTATCATTGAACAGGCGAAACTCCGGTAGAATGCGAGGTTTCTTACGTAACAATCTCATTTGAGACCATTTCGCCAGAAACTTGCTCAGTGACCTCGACTCCGAAGCATGTCCCCGTGATGAAAACGAGAAGTAGAAAGCGAGTTGATAAGCTTCGTAGAAAGCTTGATTTTGAATCCAGGGCTTGTTTTTAGCGCTCTTCCAGTCGCTGAAATAGCACCATCTGGCGGGCACCATTTCTGGCACTTCCTGCTTGATCTTTAGATCGTTATAAAGTGGTGTGCCTAAAATAGGCGAAATAATCTCCATTACGCTCCAGCTTTCTGGATCTATCTCTTGTAGAATTCTGGCCGTCTCAACGCTCTCATAGAGATTGTCAAAGGTTTCCTCAGGGAAGCCACACGTAAATGAAAATACACAAGTAATGCCGTATTTTTTGCAAAGCTTTGCGGTATCGAAGGTGTCGCTGGTCGAACATCCTTTTGCCATCTGTTCAAGCTGTTCAGTTGAACCTGATTCAACTCCTAAAAAAACACTCTCACAACCGACTTCAGCCAGCTTTTTGACGAATTCTTCTTTA encodes the following:
- a CDS encoding radical SAM protein, with amino-acid sequence MKNMPYYLGPKGYLAINSARGCPFKCSFCYNNLLHKGQRSYRAKSIEKVMEEVDLLTLRYKINKIQFMDDDFLTHRNRGFRLLKAIREKHPHIKFHLAARVDELNKEEFVKKLAEVGCESVFLGVESGSTEQLEQMAKGCSTSDTFDTAKLCKKYGITCVFSFTCGFPEETFDNLYESVETARILQEIDPESWSVMEIISPILGTPLYNDLKIKQEVPEMVPARWCYFSDWKSAKNKPWIQNQAFYEAYQLAFYFSFSSRGHASESRSLSKFLAKWSQMRLLRKKPRILPEFRLFNDKESGVGMNPETMSESGSGSN